CGTACCTCGGGGAGATGTAAGGGCTCGTTACAGTGCGGCGATAGCACGCGCCTTCGCCTCGGCCAGCCGGGAATCGATCGAGTGGTCCCTTCCGCTTGTGTGGTGCCCGTTAGTCACCCGCCATGCACCGGCGGACATCACCGCGGCAGTGGTCTTTTGCCCGGCTGAGTCGAGGAGGGCCGCGTAGGGGTCTGGCCCCGCGACCGCGAACGCGGCGAGATCAGCGGACGTGCCGGGTTCCAAGGCTCCGAAACGCTGTCGGAGACCGAGAGCGACCGCGCCGTCGATAGTCATCATCCGCACGATCCGCTCGGCTGTGAGCCCTGGCGCGAGCACGCGCAGGGCGCGCGCTTCCTCGAACAGATCGAGATCGTGGTTGCTTGCGAGACTGTCGGTGCCAAGCGCGATGCGGGCGCCCGCTGCCTCGAGTGCGGCGACTGGAGCATCGCCAACCTGCAGATACGTGTTGGAGCGAGGGCACAGCGCGATGCCAGCACACTTCTCGGCGATAAGCGCGGTGTCATCTGCGGTGTGGACACAGTGGACGGCGAGGGTTCCGTCGAGCGCGCCGAGACGGTCGAGGTAGCGCGCCGGCGTGGTGCCTGGCGGTTGAAACTGCGCGATTGAGCGTGCGGCAGTCGCGGCGAGCGGACCGGTACCGTCGAAAAGAAGCTGGACCTCAGCCGGAGACTCCGCGAGATGCACAGCGAACGGAACGCTCTGTGCGGCGGCGCGTTCGTGGAGGGCCGAGATGAGCGCGGGGCTTGCCGTGTAGGGAGAGTGTGCCGAGATGCCATGGCGCACGCGGTCTGACCGGCGGGCGTGAGAGTCTTCCAAATAGCCCGCATCAGCAAGGCGGGCGCTCGCGTCGTTGGGCTCCAGGCCGAGCACTTCGAAGAAGTGCACGCCAGCGAGACCTGCCTGCTCGGCGATCGTCGCGGAGCAGGCGCTATACGCTATGTCGCCGACGACAGTGGTGCCGGAGGCGATCGCGAGTTGCGCGCCCGCGGCGCTTGAAGCGGCGAAGTCATCGGTCGTGAGCGCTTGCATCGCTCGCACGACGCGAGGAAGCCATTCGTGAAAGGGGGCGGACGGAACCACTCCATGAAGGACCGACAGCGCGAGATGCGTGTGCGCGTTCACGAGGCCGGGAAGCACGGTGCATCGCCCGAGGTCGTACACGGGTTCGGCGGGACGGGCCGCGACAAGTTCCGCACGACTTCCGACCTCGGCCACGAGGTCTCCCCGAATGAGGATCGCACCATCTTGGATCGGTGGTCGCGTGACGGGCACAACCCACTCCGCCGAGACGATCACCGCTACTCCTCAGGCAGGCCGAGGAGACTCGGCTTGCGAAGCTCCATGCAACCGCATCTGTCGTCGAGTGTCGCGACGCTGAGCGTGTCGATGAGACAGCGGGCGATGGTCGCGGACTCATCGAAAAAGACCGCTTTAAGCTCGTCGTGTTCCCACTGCCGTACTATGCCCTCGCCGTAGTTGACCACGATGTAGATGCCCGCGAAACAGGCGCCGATGTCACGTGCGAGGAAGACCTCTGGCGCGAGGGACTGGCCGATGATGTCACCGCCGAGGCGCTTCATGTAATCGACTTCGGCCACGGTCTCGAAGCGCGGGCCGTCAGTTACGAGATACGTGCCACGCCGGTAGACGCGGGGAAACGTCGAGCCCGCCGAGTCAGAGAGCAGCGAGGCGAGCGACGGGCAGATCGGCTGACGCATGATTAGCAGGTGGTCGCCGTTCACATATATGTCTTGCTTCACGGTCAGGTCGATGAAGTCGTCCGGAATCATCACGTCGCGCGGGTCGAGCAGGTGGTTGAGCGATCCGACCCCGCCGTCAGCGAGCACTTTGCGCACCCCGGCGGCGTGGAAGACCCAGAATACCTGCAGGCTCGCGTCCGCGCGCTTCACGCCGCGCCGCCAGCCGTGCATGCGAACCGCCAAGGCGTCACGGGAACCGTGAGGTCCGATGATGCGCATGTGAGTGAACGCTGGCGACCTGCCAAACGGCGTCTCGAAGACAAGGCCGTCAGCGATGACGGTCACGCGTCCGTCATCAAGCGCCGCCGCCGTACCGATCGAGAGCGTGCCGCTTCCGCCGCAAAGACCGAACTCGGCTGCGGGGACCGCCTGCGAGACAGTCATGGGCCTACCTCCTTTCCGCCGAGGCTACCAGAAACGTCTGACTTCCCGGTAGAGCGTGTCGCGCTGCACGGGCGTGTACCCCGCATCCTGGACCAGCCGCACCAGTTCTTCGCGGGCAAGCATGAAGTGTGTGCCCGCGGCGGCGACAACGTTCTCCTCGATCATCGTAGAGCCCATGTCGTTCGCTCCAAACGCGAGTGCGATTTGCCCTACCTTGGCACCTTGCGTGACCCACGAGGCCTGGATGTTTGCGATCGAGTCGAGGAACAGCCGCGAGACCGCAAGAACGCGCAAGTACTCCCACGCGCTTGCGGGCGTCGCACCGGTCGACTCGCCGTACTCGGTATTGCCCGGTTGGAACGACCAGGGGATAAACGCGCGAAAGCCGATACGTCCCAGCGAGACGGCCTCATCTTGCAGTTCACGCACGGCCCGCATGTGCTCTATTCTCTCGGCGGAAGTCTCGTATGACCCGAACATCATGGTCGCCGTCGTCGAGATGTCGAGCGCGTGCGCTTCGCGCATGACGCCGAGCCACTGCTTGGCGGTCGCTTTCTTAGGCGAGAGGTGTGCCCGGACGCGATCGACGAGGATCTCAGCTCCTCCGCCCGGTAGCGAGTCGAGGCCGGCGTCACGCAGCCGCCGCAGCACCTCACGAGTATCGATTCTGCTCACGTGACTGAGGTGAACGATCTCTGGAGGGCCAAACCCGTGCACGTGGATCCCAGGGTGCGCTGCCTTGATGCGCACGAGCATCTTCTCGTACCACTCGATTCCGAGGTCCGGGTGCATCCCGCCTTGCAGGAGGATGGCCGTCCCGCCGAGCTCGAGCGTCTCTGCAACCTTGTCGGACAGCTCGGCCGCGCTGAGCACGTAGGCATCCGCGTGGCCGGGGTCCCGGTAGAATGCGCAGAACGAACACCCGCTCACGCAGACGTTGGTGTAGTTCACGTTGCGGTCGACGATGAAGGTGACCTCGGCGCCAGGGTGCATCCGTTCCCGCATTGCGGAGGCTGCCGCGCCGAGCGCGAGGAGGTCGGCCTCCTCGAGTAATGTGAGCGCCTCAGCGGGTGAGAGGCGGTGTTCGCCGCCCGCCGCCGCCATCGCCAACGTGGCGAGATCTCGCCGGGCCGTCACATGGTGTCCTCTCCGAATACCTCAATGTCCGGTACGCGCTCAAGCTGGCCGATGCCGTGCGCTTCGGCTAGGTAGCGTGTCAGACCGTCGCGATATTGTGGCTCGAAACGGAAGTGGAGCGCGTCGAAGTAGCTTCGGAAGTGTCCGGCCGAGAATCGCTCCCAGCGGGCGGCGTACGACGAGATCTCGTCGAGGTGGGACCGGCAGTACGTGAGAGACTTCGAGAGGGCGTCGGCCACGTCGCGGACCGCCGCGGCACTGGTCGCGGCGAACTCACGGCGCACCGCCCAGACAGCATAGACCATCGGCAAGCCGGTCCAGGCGGTCCACTCGGCACCAAGGTCGGTGAGCGTAAGCCCGGTTGGCGGTTCCCAATACGCGCGCAGCGCGTCGTCTCCGATCAGGAGAGCGGCGTCTGTCTCTCGCATCATCGCCGCGAGATCAGGAGGCATTTCGACATAGGCGGGACGGACGTTCCAGTGACGTTCGAGCAAGATCCTGGTGAGCACCTGGGACGTCCGCGAGGTGTCGGCAAGCGCGACCGTCGCATCGTTGAGTGTTGCCGGGGACTGTTTCGAGAGGAGGAGGATCGACTGGACCTTGCCGTGGCTCGATATCGCGATGTCTGGAAGAAGC
The nucleotide sequence above comes from Clostridiales bacterium. Encoded proteins:
- a CDS encoding MTAP family purine nucleoside phosphorylase → MTVSQAVPAAEFGLCGGSGTLSIGTAAALDDGRVTVIADGLVFETPFGRSPAFTHMRIIGPHGSRDALAVRMHGWRRGVKRADASLQVFWVFHAAGVRKVLADGGVGSLNHLLDPRDVMIPDDFIDLTVKQDIYVNGDHLLIMRQPICPSLASLLSDSAGSTFPRVYRRGTYLVTDGPRFETVAEVDYMKRLGGDIIGQSLAPEVFLARDIGACFAGIYIVVNYGEGIVRQWEHDELKAVFFDESATIARCLIDTLSVATLDDRCGCMELRKPSLLGLPEE
- a CDS encoding amidohydrolase family protein — encoded protein: MIVSAEWVVPVTRPPIQDGAILIRGDLVAEVGSRAELVAARPAEPVYDLGRCTVLPGLVNAHTHLALSVLHGVVPSAPFHEWLPRVVRAMQALTTDDFAASSAAGAQLAIASGTTVVGDIAYSACSATIAEQAGLAGVHFFEVLGLEPNDASARLADAGYLEDSHARRSDRVRHGISAHSPYTASPALISALHERAAAQSVPFAVHLAESPAEVQLLFDGTGPLAATAARSIAQFQPPGTTPARYLDRLGALDGTLAVHCVHTADDTALIAEKCAGIALCPRSNTYLQVGDAPVAALEAAGARIALGTDSLASNHDLDLFEEARALRVLAPGLTAERIVRMMTIDGAVALGLRQRFGALEPGTSADLAAFAVAGPDPYAALLDSAGQKTTAAVMSAGAWRVTNGHHTSGRDHSIDSRLAEAKARAIAAL
- the mqnC gene encoding dehypoxanthine futalosine cyclase; amino-acid sequence: MAAAGGEHRLSPAEALTLLEEADLLALGAAASAMRERMHPGAEVTFIVDRNVNYTNVCVSGCSFCAFYRDPGHADAYVLSAAELSDKVAETLELGGTAILLQGGMHPDLGIEWYEKMLVRIKAAHPGIHVHGFGPPEIVHLSHVSRIDTREVLRRLRDAGLDSLPGGGAEILVDRVRAHLSPKKATAKQWLGVMREAHALDISTTATMMFGSYETSAERIEHMRAVRELQDEAVSLGRIGFRAFIPWSFQPGNTEYGESTGATPASAWEYLRVLAVSRLFLDSIANIQASWVTQGAKVGQIALAFGANDMGSTMIEENVVAAAGTHFMLAREELVRLVQDAGYTPVQRDTLYREVRRFW
- a CDS encoding menaquinone biosynthesis protein, encoding MSRPRLGHIQFLNCLPLYYGLVKNDMLLEIDLVKAAPRDLASMLRDGILDVAPIPAIEYARHADDFVLLPDIAISSHGKVQSILLLSKQSPATLNDATVALADTSRTSQVLTRILLERHWNVRPAYVEMPPDLAAMMRETDAALLIGDDALRAYWEPPTGLTLTDLGAEWTAWTGLPMVYAVWAVRREFAATSAAAVRDVADALSKSLTYCRSHLDEISSYAARWERFSAGHFRSYFDALHFRFEPQYRDGLTRYLAEAHGIGQLERVPDIEVFGEDTM